One Streptococcus sp. DTU_2020_1001019_1_SI_AUS_MUR_006 DNA window includes the following coding sequences:
- the comGE gene encoding competence type IV pilus minor pilin ComGE: protein MERLNVFKKQKIKAVILLEAVISLAIFASITTLLLGQIQESRKREAELLKQEEVLRVARMALQTGQKQLTVNGLTVHVVSNEQGLEVHHGTEKLLEIQDK, encoded by the coding sequence ATGGAAAGATTAAACGTATTCAAGAAGCAAAAAATTAAGGCTGTTATTTTACTAGAGGCAGTGATTTCACTAGCCATTTTTGCAAGTATTACAACCCTCTTGCTGGGACAAATTCAAGAAAGTAGAAAAAGAGAAGCAGAGCTTCTAAAACAGGAAGAAGTTTTGCGAGTGGCTCGTATGGCTTTGCAGACTGGACAAAAGCAGTTGACTGTCAATGGCCTTACGGTTCATGTTGTCTCGAATGAGCAAGGTTTGGAGGTACACCATGGAACGGAGAAATTACTGGAGATTCAAGATAAGTAG
- a CDS encoding ABC transporter ATP-binding protein: protein MKTFEFFWNYFKVYKISFIVVIAMIIIATIAQALFPVFAGQTVTELANLVIAYQNGNPDMVWQSLLGLLINLAYILIVLVVSSLIYMVLMSRIIAESTNEMRKGLFGKLSRLTVSFFDRHQDGDILSRFTSDLDNILQAFNESLVSVMTNIALYIGLLIVMFAKNVTLALITIASTPIAVIMLFFILKLARKYTNLQQKEVGKLNAYMDESISGQKAVIVQGIQEDVIAGFVEQNERVRKATFKGRMFSGILFPVMNGMSLVNTAVVIFVGSAVLLNDKNIETATALGLIVMFTQFSQQYYQPIIQLAASWGSLQLAFTGADRIQEMFDAEEEIRPQDAPAFSELKEGVEIRNVDFSYLPGKPILKDVSISAPKGKMIAVVGPTGSGKTTIMNLINRFYDVDAGGISFDGRDIREFDLDSLRSKVGIVLQDSVLFSGTIRDNIRFGVPDASQEMVEAAAKATHIHEYIESLPDKYDTLIDDDQSVFSTGQKQLISIARTLMTDPQVLILDEATSNVDTVTESKIQNAMEAIVAGRTSFVIAHRLKTILNADQIIVLKDGEVIEQGNHHELLKLGGFYSELYHNQFVFE from the coding sequence ATGAAGACATTTGAATTTTTTTGGAACTATTTTAAAGTTTACAAGATATCCTTTATCGTTGTCATTGCTATGATTATCATTGCAACGATTGCACAAGCCCTCTTTCCAGTTTTTGCAGGTCAAACAGTCACAGAGCTGGCTAATTTGGTTATAGCCTATCAAAATGGAAATCCAGATATGGTTTGGCAAAGTCTATTGGGACTCCTGATTAATCTTGCTTATATTTTGATAGTTTTAGTAGTGTCTAGTCTCATCTATATGGTCTTGATGAGCCGCATTATTGCGGAATCTACAAATGAGATGCGTAAGGGACTTTTTGGCAAGCTTTCTCGCTTGACAGTTTCCTTCTTTGACCGCCATCAAGATGGAGACATCCTGTCTCGTTTTACCAGTGATTTGGATAATATTCTCCAAGCTTTCAACGAAAGTTTAGTGTCTGTCATGACCAATATTGCCCTTTATATTGGCTTGCTGATTGTCATGTTCGCAAAAAATGTCACCTTGGCTTTAATCACAATTGCCAGCACTCCAATAGCTGTTATCATGTTGTTCTTTATCCTGAAGCTAGCGCGGAAATATACCAACCTCCAACAAAAAGAAGTTGGGAAGCTCAATGCTTATATGGATGAGAGTATCTCTGGACAAAAAGCAGTTATCGTTCAAGGGATCCAAGAAGATGTGATTGCTGGTTTTGTCGAGCAGAATGAACGGGTTCGAAAGGCCACTTTCAAGGGAAGAATGTTCTCAGGAATTCTTTTCCCTGTTATGAACGGGATGAGCTTGGTCAATACAGCAGTAGTTATTTTTGTTGGTTCAGCTGTCTTACTGAATGATAAGAACATCGAGACAGCAACTGCTCTGGGTTTGATTGTCATGTTTACTCAGTTTTCGCAACAGTATTACCAGCCCATTATCCAATTAGCGGCGAGCTGGGGAAGTTTGCAATTGGCCTTTACAGGTGCAGACCGTATCCAAGAAATGTTTGATGCAGAGGAAGAAATTCGTCCTCAAGATGCTCCAGCCTTTAGCGAATTAAAAGAGGGTGTGGAGATTCGTAACGTAGACTTCTCCTATCTCCCAGGGAAACCGATTCTAAAAGATGTCAGCATCTCAGCTCCAAAAGGAAAAATGATTGCAGTTGTTGGTCCGACAGGTTCGGGGAAAACAACCATCATGAACTTAATCAATCGCTTTTATGATGTGGATGCAGGTGGTATCAGCTTTGATGGTAGGGATATTCGCGAGTTTGATTTAGACAGTTTGCGAAGTAAGGTAGGAATAGTCCTACAGGATTCTGTTTTGTTCAGTGGAACTATTCGGGACAATATTCGATTTGGAGTACCAGATGCCAGTCAGGAAATGGTCGAAGCAGCTGCTAAGGCTACGCATATCCATGAATATATCGAAAGTCTACCAGACAAGTATGATACATTGATTGATGATGACCAGAGTGTCTTCTCGACCGGTCAAAAGCAGTTGATTTCTATTGCTCGTACCTTGATGACAGATCCACAGGTCTTAATCTTGGATGAGGCAACATCAAACGTTGATACTGTAACAGAAAGTAAGATTCAAAATGCCATGGAGGCAATTGTAGCTGGAAGAACGAGTTTTGTAATTGCTCACCGCCTGAAAACGATTCTCAATGCCGATCAGATTATTGTCCTTAAGGATGGTGAGGTTATCGAACAAGGAAATCATCACGAATTACTCAAGCTCGGAGGATTTTACTCCGAACTGTACCATAATCAATTTGTCTTTGAATAA
- the comGD gene encoding competence type IV pilus minor pilin ComGD: protein MINKRQVKQLRIRAFTMLESLLVLGIVSILALGLSSSVQSTFAAVEEQIFFMEFEELYRETQKRSLASQQKMNLMLEERSISNGYQKLAIPKGIQLQSHQSITFDKAGGSSYLVSIRFQTRKEVVRYRLNIGNGKIKRIQEAKN, encoded by the coding sequence ATGATAAACAAAAGACAAGTCAAACAGTTGCGGATTAGGGCTTTTACCATGCTAGAAAGTCTATTGGTTTTAGGGATAGTCAGCATTTTGGCTTTGGGTTTGTCAAGTTCAGTTCAATCCACTTTTGCGGCGGTGGAAGAGCAAATTTTCTTCATGGAGTTTGAGGAACTTTATCGAGAAACCCAGAAACGAAGTCTGGCTAGTCAACAAAAAATGAATTTAATGTTAGAAGAGAGGAGCATTAGTAATGGTTATCAAAAGTTAGCCATTCCTAAAGGGATTCAGCTTCAGTCACATCAGTCAATAACATTTGATAAGGCTGGAGGTAGTTCCTATCTGGTTAGCATCAGATTTCAAACAAGGAAAGAAGTAGTTCGCTATCGACTAAATATAGGAAATGGAAAGATTAAACGTATTCAAGAAGCAAAAAATTAA
- a CDS encoding SDR family oxidoreductase, whose translation MNDWLNIKGKTVLVTGASSGIGKAIVEELLELGVNVANFDLSDNDLRHPNLLFVKVDVTSRSEVEEGVAKIVERFGNIDAVVNNAGINVPRLLIDAENPKGPYELDDETFEKVTMINQKGLYLVSQAVGRILVKNRKGVIVNMASEAGLEGSEGQSAYAATKAAVYSYTRSWAKELGKHGVRVVGIAPGIMEATGLRTLSYEEALAYTRGKTVEDIRAGYASTSTTPLGRSGKLREVADLVAFYISDRSSYITGVTTNIAGGKTRG comes from the coding sequence ATGAATGATTGGTTAAACATAAAAGGCAAAACAGTTCTTGTGACTGGCGCGTCATCTGGGATCGGTAAGGCAATCGTTGAAGAATTGCTGGAATTAGGAGTCAATGTAGCGAATTTTGATCTTAGCGACAACGATTTGCGTCACCCGAATCTATTATTTGTAAAAGTTGATGTAACTTCTCGCTCTGAAGTAGAAGAGGGTGTTGCCAAAATAGTTGAAAGATTTGGCAATATTGATGCGGTAGTCAATAATGCAGGGATTAATGTTCCCAGATTATTAATTGATGCAGAAAATCCTAAAGGTCCTTACGAGTTAGACGATGAAACGTTTGAAAAAGTAACAATGATTAATCAAAAAGGTTTGTATTTGGTTAGTCAGGCAGTAGGACGTATTTTAGTGAAAAATAGAAAAGGTGTAATTGTGAACATGGCTTCAGAAGCAGGTTTGGAAGGTTCTGAAGGACAAAGTGCCTATGCTGCAACAAAAGCAGCAGTCTATAGTTACACTCGTTCATGGGCGAAAGAGCTGGGTAAGCATGGTGTACGTGTGGTTGGAATTGCTCCAGGAATTATGGAAGCTACGGGGCTTCGAACTCTTTCTTATGAGGAAGCTCTTGCTTATACCCGTGGAAAGACGGTAGAAGATATTCGAGCTGGTTATGCTTCAACTTCAACAACTCCTTTGGGACGAAGTGGTAAACTACGGGAAGTAGCTGATCTTGTAGCATTCTATATTTCAGATCGTTCTAGCTATATAACTGGAGTCACTACAAATATTGCTGGAGGGAAAACTCGCGGTTAA
- a CDS encoding glucose-6-phosphate isomerase: MSHIKFDYSKVLDKFVAPHELDYMQPQVTAADSALRNGTGPGAEMTGWLNLPEEYDKDEFARIQKAAAKIQSDSEVLIVIGIGGSYLGARAAIDFLNNSFVNLQRKEERKAPQILYAGNSISSSYLADLVDYVSDKDFSVNVISKSGTTTEPAIAFRVFKELLVKKYGQEEANQRIYATTDRAKGAVKVEADANGWDTFVVPDSVGGRFTVLTAVGLLPIAAAGADISKLMEGANAARKAYASDKLAENEAYQYAVVRNILYRKGYLTEVLANYEPSLQYFSEWWKQLAGESEGKDQKGIYPTSANFSTDLHSLGQFIQEGTRILFETVIRVDKPRKNVLIPELAEDLDGLGYLQGKDVDFVNKKATDGVLLAHTDGGVPNMFVTLPEQDEFTLGYTIYFFELAIALSGYLNGINPFDQPGVEAYKKNMFALLGKPGFEELGAELNARL, from the coding sequence ATGTCACATATTAAATTTGATTATTCAAAAGTATTAGATAAATTTGTTGCACCACATGAACTAGATTATATGCAGCCTCAAGTGACTGCAGCAGATTCTGCTCTGCGAAATGGTACAGGTCCTGGGGCAGAAATGACTGGCTGGTTGAACTTACCTGAAGAATATGACAAAGATGAATTTGCTCGTATTCAAAAGGCTGCTGCTAAAATCCAATCTGATAGTGAGGTATTGATCGTAATCGGTATTGGTGGTTCCTATTTAGGAGCTCGTGCAGCTATTGATTTCTTGAATAATTCATTTGTAAACTTGCAAAGAAAGGAAGAACGCAAGGCACCTCAGATCCTCTATGCTGGAAACTCTATCTCTTCAAGCTATTTGGCTGATTTGGTAGACTATGTATCAGACAAAGATTTCTCAGTAAACGTGATTTCTAAATCAGGTACAACAACTGAACCGGCTATTGCTTTCCGTGTCTTCAAAGAACTCTTGGTTAAGAAGTACGGTCAAGAAGAAGCTAACCAACGTATCTACGCAACTACAGACCGCGCTAAAGGTGCAGTTAAGGTTGAAGCAGATGCTAATGGCTGGGATACTTTTGTAGTGCCTGATAGTGTAGGTGGTCGTTTTACAGTATTGACAGCAGTGGGGCTCTTGCCAATCGCAGCTGCAGGAGCTGATATCAGCAAGTTAATGGAAGGAGCAAATGCTGCTCGCAAGGCTTATGCTTCTGATAAGTTGGCTGAAAATGAAGCATATCAATATGCAGTTGTACGCAATATCTTGTACCGTAAAGGTTATCTGACAGAAGTTCTAGCTAACTATGAACCATCTCTGCAATACTTCTCTGAGTGGTGGAAGCAACTGGCTGGTGAGTCAGAAGGGAAAGACCAAAAAGGGATTTATCCAACTTCAGCTAACTTCTCAACAGACTTGCACTCTCTGGGACAATTTATCCAGGAAGGTACCCGTATCCTCTTTGAAACAGTTATCCGTGTAGATAAACCTCGCAAAAATGTGCTGATTCCTGAATTGGCAGAAGACTTGGACGGTCTTGGCTACTTGCAAGGAAAAGATGTTGACTTTGTCAATAAAAAAGCTACAGATGGAGTGCTGTTAGCACACACTGATGGTGGAGTTCCAAATATGTTTGTGACACTGCCTGAGCAAGATGAGTTCACTTTGGGCTACACTATTTACTTCTTTGAGTTGGCTATTGCTCTTTCTGGCTACCTGAATGGTATCAATCCATTTGACCAGCCTGGAGTTGAAGCTTATAAGAAAAACATGTTTGCTCTTCTTGGGAAACCAGGCTTTGAAGAGCTGGGTGCTGAGTTGAATGCACGCCTTTGA
- the comGC gene encoding competence type IV pilus major pilin ComGC encodes MKKMMMKLKEAKVKGFTLVEMLVVLLIISVLLLLFVPNLTKQKDAVNDKGKAAVVKVVESQAELYSLDKNEDASLSKLQADGRITAEQAKAYKEYHDKQKTSQTVAD; translated from the coding sequence ATGAAAAAGATGATGATGAAATTAAAAGAAGCTAAGGTAAAAGGGTTCACCCTGGTAGAAATGTTGGTGGTGTTGCTTATCATTAGCGTCCTACTCTTACTGTTTGTGCCAAATCTTACTAAGCAAAAGGATGCAGTCAATGATAAGGGGAAAGCAGCTGTCGTCAAGGTGGTAGAAAGCCAAGCTGAACTCTATAGTCTGGATAAAAATGAAGATGCTAGTCTAAGCAAATTACAGGCAGATGGACGTATCACTGCTGAGCAAGCAAAAGCTTACAAAGAGTATCATGATAAACAAAAGACAAGTCAAACAGTTGCGGATTAG
- a CDS encoding histidine phosphatase family protein — protein MASVKLYLVRHGKTMFNTIGRAQGWSDTPLTAEGERGIHELGIGLRESGLKFERAYSSDSGRTIQTMGIILEELGLTGQIPYRMDKRIREWCFGSFDGAYDGDLFMGIIPRIFNVDHVHRLSYAELAEGLVEVDTAGWAEGWEKLSDRIWEGFEAIAKEMEANGGGSALVVSHGMTIGTIVYLINGMHPHGLDNGSVTILEYEDGQFSVKIVGDRSYREIGRAQLDEQASSEQ, from the coding sequence ATGGCAAGTGTAAAATTGTATCTAGTGCGTCATGGGAAAACAATGTTTAATACGATTGGGCGTGCTCAAGGCTGGAGTGATACTCCCCTAACAGCTGAGGGAGAGCGAGGTATTCATGAATTGGGAATTGGCCTGCGTGAGTCTGGCTTAAAGTTTGAGCGTGCTTACTCGAGTGACTCAGGGCGGACCATTCAGACTATGGGAATTATCCTTGAGGAACTTGGTTTAACAGGGCAAATTCCTTATCGTATGGATAAGAGAATCCGTGAGTGGTGCTTTGGTAGCTTTGATGGTGCTTATGATGGGGACCTATTTATGGGCATCATTCCTCGTATCTTTAATGTCGATCATGTGCATCGTTTGTCCTATGCGGAACTAGCTGAAGGCTTGGTAGAAGTGGATACTGCAGGCTGGGCTGAAGGCTGGGAAAAACTAAGTGATCGCATCTGGGAAGGTTTTGAAGCCATTGCCAAGGAAATGGAAGCCAATGGTGGAGGAAGTGCTCTCGTTGTCAGTCATGGAATGACAATTGGAACTATTGTTTACCTCATTAACGGCATGCATCCACATGGTCTGGATAACGGAAGTGTGACGATTCTAGAGTACGAAGATGGTCAGTTCTCAGTCAAGATTGTTGGGGACCGTAGCTACCGTGAAATTGGACGAGCTCAATTAGACGAGCAAGCTAGTTCAGAACAATAA
- a CDS encoding ABC transporter ATP-binding protein — MLFQKIKTYKWQALASLVMTGLMVTSSLLQPRYLQEVLEALLTGDNEAIYHIGFWLILVALIGLIAGGINVVLAAYIAQGVSSDLREDAFRKIQTFSYANIEEFNAGNLVVRMTNDINQIQNVVMMTFQILFRLPLLFIGSFILAVVTLPSLWWVLVLMVVLIVVIMGFMMGVVGPRFSKFQTLLERINAIAKENLRGVRVVKSFVREKDQFDKFTQVSDELLGENLYIGYAFSVMQPAMMLISYGAVFLSIWLVAGMAESDPSVVGSIASFVNYLSQIIFTIVMVGFLGNSVTRAMISFRRIREILDTEPAMTFKDVEDEELEGSLSFENVTFTYPNDEEPILKDVSFDIAAGEMVGVVGATGAGKSTLAQLIPRLFDPQQGSIKIGGKDIRTVSEGTLRKTVSIVLQRAILFSGTIADNLRQGKGDATVSEMERAARIAQASEFISRMDLAFESPVEERGTNFSGGQKQRMSIARGIVSNPKILIFDDSTSALDAKSERLVQEALNKDLKGTTTIIIAQKISSVVHADKILVLDQGRLIGQGKHADLVAKNPVYREIYETQKGKEE; from the coding sequence ATGCTGTTTCAGAAAATAAAAACTTATAAATGGCAGGCACTGGCTTCCTTGGTCATGACAGGATTAATGGTAACGAGTTCACTCTTGCAACCACGTTATTTGCAGGAAGTTTTAGAGGCACTGCTAACAGGTGATAACGAAGCTATTTATCATATTGGTTTTTGGTTAATCCTTGTTGCCTTGATTGGTTTGATTGCAGGTGGCATCAATGTTGTGTTAGCCGCCTACATTGCTCAAGGAGTTTCGTCAGACTTACGGGAGGATGCCTTTCGTAAGATTCAAACTTTTTCATACGCTAATATTGAGGAATTTAACGCAGGGAATCTTGTTGTTCGTATGACCAATGACATCAACCAGATTCAAAACGTAGTCATGATGACCTTCCAAATTCTCTTTCGACTACCACTTTTGTTTATCGGTTCCTTTATTCTAGCAGTTGTCACCCTACCTTCTCTATGGTGGGTGCTAGTTCTCATGGTCGTTCTGATTGTTGTCATAATGGGTTTTATGATGGGAGTGGTGGGACCACGCTTTTCAAAGTTCCAGACCTTACTAGAGCGTATCAATGCCATTGCTAAAGAAAATTTGCGTGGTGTGCGCGTGGTTAAGTCTTTTGTAAGAGAAAAAGATCAGTTTGATAAGTTTACGCAGGTGTCAGATGAATTATTGGGAGAAAACCTTTATATTGGTTATGCCTTTTCTGTTATGCAACCTGCAATGATGTTGATTTCGTATGGGGCTGTTTTTCTCTCAATTTGGCTTGTAGCAGGTATGGCAGAGTCAGATCCATCAGTCGTTGGTTCCATTGCTTCCTTTGTGAACTATCTGAGTCAGATTATCTTTACCATCGTCATGGTTGGATTTTTGGGGAATTCAGTTACTCGTGCCATGATTTCCTTCCGTCGTATTCGTGAAATCCTGGATACAGAACCGGCTATGACCTTCAAGGATGTGGAAGATGAAGAATTGGAAGGAAGTCTCAGTTTTGAAAATGTGACCTTCACCTATCCAAATGATGAAGAACCTATCCTAAAAGATGTATCCTTTGATATCGCAGCTGGTGAGATGGTTGGGGTTGTTGGAGCAACTGGTGCAGGGAAATCAACCTTGGCTCAGTTGATTCCACGACTGTTTGATCCTCAGCAAGGTTCAATCAAAATTGGCGGAAAGGACATTCGTACAGTTAGTGAAGGGACACTTCGCAAAACAGTTTCTATCGTTTTACAGAGAGCCATTCTTTTTAGTGGAACCATTGCAGATAACCTCAGACAAGGAAAGGGAGATGCGACAGTTTCAGAAATGGAACGCGCAGCTCGCATCGCCCAGGCCAGTGAATTTATTAGTCGTATGGACTTGGCCTTTGAAAGTCCAGTTGAGGAACGTGGGACCAACTTTTCTGGTGGTCAAAAACAAAGAATGTCCATTGCGCGTGGGATTGTCAGCAATCCTAAAATCTTGATATTTGATGATTCTACTTCAGCACTGGATGCCAAGTCAGAGCGCTTGGTTCAAGAAGCTCTCAACAAGGATTTGAAGGGGACGACTACGATTATCATAGCGCAAAAAATTAGCTCTGTTGTTCATGCTGATAAAATTTTAGTGCTTGACCAAGGGCGCTTGATTGGTCAAGGCAAGCATGCTGACTTGGTTGCAAAAAACCCAGTTTATCGTGAAATTTACGAAACGCAAAAAGGAAAGGAGGAGTAG
- a CDS encoding gamma-glutamyl-gamma-aminobutyrate hydrolase family protein produces MARTVVGVAANLCPVDAEGKNIHSSVSCKFAESIRQVGGLPLVIPVGDETLVHDYVEMIDKLILTGGQNVHPQFYGEEKTIDSDDYNLARDEFELALLQEALRQNKPILAICRGVQLVNVAFGGTLNQDIEGHWQGLPFGTSHSIETVDGSVVSKLFGKESQVNSVHRQSIKDLAPNFRVTAVDPRDQTVEAIESIDEHRIIGLQWHPEFLVNEEDGNLELFEYLLNEL; encoded by the coding sequence ATGGCAAGAACAGTTGTTGGAGTAGCGGCAAACCTATGTCCTGTGGACGCAGAAGGAAAAAATATTCATTCATCAGTCTCTTGTAAATTTGCTGAAAGTATTCGTCAGGTTGGCGGACTTCCTTTGGTCATTCCGGTTGGTGATGAGACACTTGTCCATGACTATGTAGAAATGATTGATAAGCTCATCTTGACTGGGGGACAAAATGTTCATCCTCAGTTTTATGGTGAGGAAAAAACAATTGATAGCGACGACTATAACCTAGCTCGCGACGAGTTTGAGCTAGCTCTTCTACAAGAAGCCTTGCGTCAGAACAAACCAATCTTAGCCATTTGCCGTGGCGTTCAGCTTGTCAACGTTGCTTTTGGTGGGACACTCAATCAGGATATTGAAGGTCATTGGCAAGGTCTACCTTTTGGGACTTCACATTCTATTGAGACAGTGGATGGCAGTGTAGTGTCTAAATTATTTGGTAAAGAAAGTCAGGTTAACTCAGTACATCGTCAGAGTATTAAAGACTTGGCACCCAATTTCCGCGTGACGGCTGTGGATCCACGTGATCAAACTGTTGAAGCAATCGAATCTATCGACGAGCACCGTATTATTGGTCTCCAGTGGCATCCAGAATTTTTGGTCAATGAAGAAGATGGCAACTTAGAATTATTTGAGTATTTATTGAATGAATTATAA
- the comGF gene encoding competence type IV pilus minor pilin ComGF, protein MERRNYWRFKISRVRAFTLLESLVALIVISGSLLLFQSMSRLLVSEVRYQQRSEQKEWLLFVDQLEAELNRAQFEKVENDRLYLKQDGKPISMGKSRSDDFRKTDASGRGYQPMVYGLKSAHIYQKGQNVHFNFQFEKGLEREFIYRVEKEKS, encoded by the coding sequence ATGGAACGGAGAAATTACTGGAGATTCAAGATAAGTAGAGTCAGAGCGTTTACTCTTTTAGAATCCTTGGTTGCCCTTATCGTTATTAGTGGTAGCTTGCTTCTTTTCCAATCTATGAGCCGACTCTTGGTTTCAGAGGTTCGCTATCAGCAGAGAAGCGAGCAGAAGGAGTGGCTCTTATTTGTGGATCAACTAGAAGCGGAGTTGAATCGAGCCCAGTTTGAAAAAGTTGAGAATGATAGACTTTATCTCAAACAAGATGGTAAACCTATTTCCATGGGTAAATCAAGGTCAGATGATTTTCGGAAAACAGATGCCAGTGGACGTGGCTATCAACCCATGGTTTATGGCCTTAAATCAGCACATATTTACCAAAAAGGGCAAAATGTTCATTTCAATTTTCAGTTTGAAAAGGGACTAGAGAGGGAGTTTATCTATCGTGTTGAAAAAGAAAAAAGTTAG
- the comGG gene encoding competence type IV pilus minor pilin ComGG — protein sequence MLKKKKVRAGVLLYALVMAGIFSLLLQFYLNRQVAYHQDYVLNKEKLVAYAMAKRTYEKATSENGEQSFNVGKSTYRNDEKFFTTTISTEKNQFEFRFPPLKKTDDKTKKTEKKSKEGSEEKKEEQVKKEMAMSSKLAPSKNGTE from the coding sequence GTGTTGAAAAAGAAAAAAGTTAGAGCAGGCGTTCTTCTTTATGCCCTTGTAATGGCAGGTATTTTTAGTCTTCTGTTGCAATTTTATCTGAACCGGCAAGTAGCTTATCATCAGGATTATGTCTTAAATAAAGAGAAACTGGTGGCTTATGCTATGGCTAAGAGAACCTATGAAAAAGCTACTTCTGAAAATGGAGAGCAGTCCTTTAATGTAGGGAAGTCAACTTATCGAAATGACGAAAAATTCTTCACAACGACTATTTCTACAGAAAAAAATCAATTTGAATTTCGTTTTCCACCTTTGAAAAAGACCGACGACAAAACGAAGAAAACAGAAAAAAAGTCTAAAGAAGGAAGTGAGGAGAAAAAAGAAGAACAGGTTAAAAAAGAGATGGCTATGTCTTCCAAATTAGCACCTTCAAAGAACGGCACAGAGTAG